In Brevinematales bacterium, the sequence CCTGCTGTTCTATTTCGGGCTGTCGAACACCGGCCTGCCGGTCGCGTTCGGGATGTCGGTCGCCGCGTTCGCGGGAGCGCTCCTCGCGAGCCCGTTCCGCAAGCCGCGCCCTGTGTCCCCGCCCAAGCCCGCCGAGAAACCCGCCGCATCGCCCGCTAAGACCGCCGATCCGGGCGACCTGATCGAAGAGGGAAACCGCCGCATCGCGGAAATCCTCGAGAACGCGAAACGTATTAAAAACCAGGAGATCAAGGATAAGATCGCGGCGATTGTCGAGGTTTCCGGCAGGATATTCGACGACCTCCGTCAGGACCCGTCCGACGTCAAGAAAGCGAAAAAGTTCGTCCTGTACTACCTCGATTCCACGTCGATCATCGTGAAAAAGTACGCCGACCTGTCGAAGTACACCTACCGCAACAAGGATATGGACGATACCCTCAAGCGCGCCGAGACCCTGCTCGATTCGATCAAGGAGGCGTTCGAGAAACAGCTCCTCGCCCTGTTGGAGAACGACGTGATGGACCTCGATGTGGAGATCAAGACTCTGGAGAGCACGTTCAAGATGGACGGGTATTAGGATGAACAGAGAGGAAATCCTATCCATCCTTCATGCGCACCGGGGGGAACTGAGGGAACTCGGGCTGAAACGAATCGGGGTGTTCGGTTCGTCGGCGCGGAACGAAGCGTCGGAGGACAGCGATATCGACATGATGGCCGAGTTCGAACAAGATAAACTCAGTTACCGCAATTATATGAAACTGTACGATTTTTTGATAGAGATTACACGGCGGAAAATCGATTTATTAACCCCCGGCGGAGTCAGCCCCTATATCAAGCCGTATATCGATAAGGAAATTGTGTATGAAGAATTATAAGGAATTCCTACATCATATCTTTGAAGAAACCGAGTATCTATTAAAAGAATGTCAGAGTTTAACTTTCAATACATTTTTTACCAATGATACTTTAAAGAGAGCTTTCGTAAGAAGTTTGGAAATAATCGGGGAAGCGGTTAAGCAAATCCCCGATGAAATCAAAGAAGCATATTCAAATATCGAATGGAAAAATCTTGCCGGGCTAAGGGATGTTTTAATTCATCATTATTTTGGTGTTGATTTTAATCTTGTATGGGATTG encodes:
- a CDS encoding nucleotidyltransferase family protein, with product MNREEILSILHAHRGELRELGLKRIGVFGSSARNEASEDSDIDMMAEFEQDKLSYRNYMKLYDFLIEITRRKIDLLTPGGVSPYIKPYIDKEIVYEEL
- a CDS encoding DUF86 domain-containing protein; amino-acid sequence: MKNYKEFLHHIFEETEYLLKECQSLTFNTFFTNDTLKRAFVRSLEIIGEAVKQIPDEIKEAYSNIEWKNLAGLRDVLIHHYFGVDFNLVWDCIGPN